In Candidatus Epulonipiscium viviparus, one DNA window encodes the following:
- the accD gene encoding acetyl-CoA carboxylase, carboxyltransferase subunit beta yields the protein MFQSLSTRQKKYQNSPQKGNTKIEIPEGMYIKCASCKKSVYVKDLGETIGVCPNCGGYFPISARVRIKSIVDKKTFNEFDKQMTTNNPLGFDSYEKKLEDYMLKTEEIEAVICGEAAINGMKCVIAVMDARFMMGSMGTVVGEKITRAIEYATKNRLPIIIFCASGGARMQEGIFSLMQMAKTSAALARHDEEGLLFISVLTHPTTGGVTASFAMLGDIILAEPRALVGFAGPRVIEQTIRQKLPEGFQKSEFLLEYGIIDKIVARDELRTTIGKLLKFHHKGE from the coding sequence ATGTTTCAAAGTTTAAGTACTAGACAGAAAAAATATCAAAATAGCCCCCAAAAGGGTAATACAAAAATTGAGATACCCGAAGGTATGTATATAAAATGTGCCTCTTGTAAGAAAAGCGTATATGTGAAAGATCTGGGAGAAACGATAGGGGTGTGTCCTAATTGTGGAGGATATTTTCCTATTTCTGCTAGGGTGCGTATTAAAAGTATTGTAGACAAAAAAACGTTTAATGAGTTCGACAAGCAAATGACCACCAATAACCCCTTAGGCTTTGATAGCTATGAAAAAAAATTGGAAGATTATATGCTAAAAACAGAAGAAATAGAAGCTGTAATCTGCGGAGAGGCTGCAATAAACGGAATGAAATGCGTAATTGCAGTAATGGATGCGAGGTTTATGATGGGAAGTATGGGAACAGTAGTTGGAGAAAAGATCACCCGTGCTATTGAATATGCAACAAAGAACCGTTTGCCAATTATCATTTTTTGTGCATCAGGGGGTGCCAGAATGCAAGAAGGAATTTTTTCATTGATGCAAATGGCAAAGACAAGCGCAGCTCTTGCTCGACATGATGAGGAAGGGCTTTTATTTATAAGTGTGTTAACCCACCCGACCACTGGAGGAGTAACGGCCAGCTTTGCAATGTTAGGAGATATAATTTTGGCAGAGCCGCGCGCGTTAGTTGGATTTGCAGGGCCAAGAGTAATTGAACAAACAATTAGACAAAAGCTTCCGGAAGGCTTTCAAAAGTCAGAGTTTTTGCTAGAGTATGGGATAATCGATAAAATTGTGGCCAGAGATGAGTTGCGTACAACAATTGGTAAGCTTTTAAAATTTCATCATAAGGGGGAATAG
- a CDS encoding hydratase: MIKLYDEGVFLINGTEIVDKTEGEKRYDLEKAKEGTISFSILKDHNTSDSMAKLRLKFDALTSHDITFVGIIQTSRASGLIKFPVPYVLTNCHNSLCAVGGTINADDHMFGLSAAKKYGGIYVPPNIAVIHQYMREMMAGCGKMILGSDSHTRYGALGTMAVGEGGGELVKQILSETYDIGYPEIVAVYLDGKPHPNVGPQDIALAIIGAVFKNGYVANKVMEFVGPGIANLHADYRNGIDVMTTETACLSSIWKTDEITKNFLKDHHREDDYKELKPNESAYYDGMIYVDLATIKPMIAMPFHPSNAYEIDYVNNNLREVLEEVEARGRELIGDRVKFDLISKIKDGKLQVDQGIIAGCAGGTYSSIRDAAQILKGHSCGNDEYSLSVYPSSQPVMMALVNEGVISDIMATGATIKSAFCGPCFGAGDAPANGALSIRHTTRNFPNREGSKPGNGQISSVALMDARSVAATSINGGRLTPATELKELDYSHYPFDDSVYKSRVYNGFGAADTAKKLKYGPNIKDWPTMSALTDNILLEVTALIEDPVTTTDELIPSGEASSYRSNPLGLAEFTLSRRDPEYVGRAKENYKYELERQKGVDPQNISSKLIKIYERIRTLTGFENISALNTEIGSVIYAIKPGDGSAREQAASCQRVLGGVANIAKEYATKRYRSNLINWGMIPFIFKGTPKFKVGNYIFIPGIIKAIDEGTDITAYIIGGYIKEMVLSIGELTDEEKEIIKAGSLINVNKKKNLMNEWNKIR, translated from the coding sequence ATGATTAAATTGTACGATGAAGGCGTATTTTTGATAAATGGAACTGAAATCGTTGATAAAACTGAAGGCGAAAAGCGATATGACTTGGAAAAAGCCAAAGAGGGAACCATCAGTTTTTCTATTCTGAAAGATCATAACACATCAGATTCTATGGCAAAGCTTAGACTAAAATTTGATGCTCTAACATCACATGATATAACTTTTGTAGGCATTATTCAAACTTCAAGAGCTAGTGGATTAATTAAATTTCCGGTACCTTATGTACTGACTAACTGTCATAACAGCTTGTGTGCGGTTGGTGGAACTATAAATGCGGACGACCATATGTTTGGGCTGAGTGCAGCAAAGAAATATGGCGGAATATATGTACCTCCAAATATAGCTGTTATACATCAATATATGCGTGAGATGATGGCCGGATGCGGAAAGATGATATTGGGATCTGATAGCCACACTAGATATGGCGCCTTGGGTACAATGGCAGTGGGCGAAGGTGGCGGAGAGCTGGTTAAACAAATATTATCTGAAACTTATGATATAGGGTATCCAGAAATTGTGGCGGTATATTTAGATGGAAAGCCGCATCCTAATGTTGGTCCTCAGGATATTGCACTTGCGATTATAGGTGCCGTATTTAAGAACGGCTACGTTGCCAATAAGGTGATGGAATTTGTGGGGCCAGGTATTGCAAACTTACATGCAGATTATAGAAATGGCATCGATGTTATGACTACCGAAACAGCTTGCCTCTCTTCTATTTGGAAAACCGACGAAATTACCAAAAACTTCCTCAAAGATCATCATAGAGAAGACGATTATAAGGAGCTTAAACCTAATGAGAGCGCATATTATGATGGAATGATTTATGTGGATTTGGCAACAATTAAGCCTATGATCGCGATGCCTTTTCACCCTAGTAATGCTTATGAAATTGACTATGTTAACAACAATCTTAGAGAAGTGTTAGAAGAAGTGGAAGCCAGAGGGCGAGAACTAATTGGTGACAGGGTAAAGTTTGATTTGATAAGTAAGATAAAAGATGGTAAATTGCAGGTCGATCAAGGAATAATAGCAGGTTGTGCGGGAGGAACGTATAGCTCTATACGAGATGCCGCACAGATTTTGAAAGGGCATTCTTGCGGAAATGATGAGTACAGTTTATCTGTGTATCCATCAAGTCAACCGGTTATGATGGCGTTGGTAAATGAGGGTGTGATCTCTGATATTATGGCAACGGGAGCAACGATAAAATCTGCATTCTGCGGACCATGTTTTGGTGCTGGAGATGCGCCTGCAAATGGGGCGCTTAGCATTAGGCATACCACAAGAAATTTTCCGAATCGCGAAGGATCAAAGCCAGGAAATGGGCAAATCTCTTCGGTGGCTCTGATGGATGCGCGAAGCGTTGCGGCAACGTCGATAAATGGAGGAAGGCTGACTCCTGCAACAGAACTCAAAGAGCTAGATTATTCGCATTATCCATTTGATGATAGTGTATATAAAAGTAGAGTTTATAACGGATTTGGTGCGGCTGATACTGCAAAAAAATTGAAATATGGACCGAACATTAAAGATTGGCCAACGATGAGTGCGTTAACAGACAATATTTTATTAGAAGTAACAGCTCTTATAGAAGATCCCGTAACTACAACCGACGAATTGATTCCATCTGGAGAAGCATCGTCGTATCGTTCTAATCCTTTGGGGCTGGCGGAGTTTACCCTCTCAAGACGTGATCCAGAGTATGTGGGGCGTGCAAAAGAAAATTATAAATATGAGCTAGAGCGTCAAAAAGGTGTAGATCCACAAAATATTAGCTCCAAGCTTATAAAGATATATGAAAGAATTAGAACATTGACAGGGTTTGAAAATATTTCGGCGTTGAATACAGAAATTGGTAGCGTTATATATGCAATAAAGCCGGGTGATGGATCTGCTAGAGAGCAAGCAGCAAGTTGCCAGCGTGTATTGGGCGGTGTTGCAAACATTGCCAAAGAGTATGCTACAAAAAGGTATCGTTCAAACTTGATTAACTGGGGAATGATTCCATTTATTTTTAAGGGAACGCCTAAGTTTAAGGTGGGCAACTATATATTTATACCAGGAATTATAAAAGCAATAGATGAAGGCACTGATATTACTGCCTATATAATAGGCGGGTATATTAAGGAGATGGTTTTGTCTATAGGAGAGTTGACGGATGAGGAAAAAGAAATTATTAAAGCAGGTTCGCTTATTAATGTAAATAAGAAGAAAAACTTGATGAATGAATGGAACAAAATTCGTTAA
- a CDS encoding acetyl-CoA carboxylase carboxyltransferase subunit alpha, translating to MTEIEKLQEMVEQLKKMNASPQIDEEIKRITKLIRNVKKSIAANYTPWDRVQIARKIDRPRAKYYIENSFDDFIEFHGDRTFKDDKAIIGGIAKIGDHVVTLIAQNKGNNAAENIASNFGMPHPEGYRKALRLMKQAEKFGRPVICLVDTPGAYCGIGAEERNQGEAIARNLLEMSRLKTPIISGIIGEGGSGGALALAVADIVFMQANTTYSILSPEGFASILWKDGSLAKDAANMMKITANELLDFGIIEDIVREPVGGAHDNPEHAAQYLREYLIDKLNILVSQPIDVVVKNRYNRFRKFEDYKDKG from the coding sequence ATGACAGAAATTGAAAAATTACAAGAAATGGTAGAACAACTGAAAAAAATGAATGCTTCACCGCAAATTGATGAAGAAATTAAAAGAATTACTAAGCTGATTAGAAACGTAAAAAAAAGTATTGCCGCAAATTACACACCCTGGGACCGAGTACAGATTGCTAGAAAAATCGATAGACCTCGTGCGAAATATTATATCGAAAACTCATTTGACGATTTCATAGAATTTCATGGAGATAGAACGTTTAAGGATGATAAAGCTATTATTGGAGGCATTGCAAAGATTGGAGATCATGTTGTAACGCTGATAGCGCAAAATAAAGGCAATAATGCCGCTGAAAATATAGCGTCTAATTTTGGTATGCCTCACCCAGAAGGATATCGAAAAGCTTTGAGACTTATGAAGCAAGCTGAAAAGTTTGGTCGGCCAGTTATTTGCTTGGTGGATACGCCTGGGGCATATTGCGGAATTGGCGCAGAAGAGAGAAATCAAGGAGAGGCCATTGCCAGAAATTTATTGGAGATGAGTAGATTGAAAACTCCGATTATCTCTGGAATTATAGGCGAGGGTGGAAGCGGAGGAGCTTTGGCACTTGCTGTGGCAGATATTGTGTTTATGCAAGCCAATACCACATATTCGATTTTGTCACCAGAAGGATTTGCGAGTATTTTATGGAAAGATGGGAGCCTGGCGAAAGATGCAGCGAATATGATGAAGATTACTGCAAATGAATTGCTGGATTTTGGAATTATAGAGGACATTGTACGAGAGCCTGTGGGAGGTGCTCATGATAATCCAGAGCATGCCGCGCAATATTTAAGAGAATATTTGATTGACAAACTAAATATATTAGTATCACAGCCAATCGATGTGGTTGTTAAAAATAGGTATAATAGATTTAGAAAGTTTGAAGATTATAAAGATAAAGGGTGA
- a CDS encoding S1 RNA-binding domain-containing protein gives MIELGIIQELTVVETSDFGLYLGELPYDPAISEKILLPNSEVAEEMKLGDTVSVFVYKDTKDRPVATLKRPAIVLGEIAPLEVLEVTNIGAFLNWGLIKDLFLPFKEQTVKVRAGKTYVVGLYVDKTERLCATMKVYNLLQNASALEVNKTTKGLVYQVSDEYGIFVAVEGKYHGLIPKREIYQNYQVGEWIDVRVTRVRPDGKLELSVRKQINGQMEVDAKKLLDAIHAQKGFLNLHDKSSPIEIKNCLNMSKASFKRAVGRLLKEGVIELKPNGIQSRIYQ, from the coding sequence ATGATTGAATTAGGAATAATACAAGAATTAACAGTAGTAGAGACTTCAGACTTTGGGTTATATTTGGGAGAATTGCCATATGATCCGGCTATATCAGAAAAGATATTGTTGCCGAATTCTGAAGTTGCAGAAGAAATGAAATTGGGAGATACAGTGAGTGTCTTTGTATATAAGGATACGAAAGATAGACCAGTTGCAACGTTAAAGCGCCCTGCCATCGTGTTGGGTGAAATTGCGCCACTAGAAGTACTAGAAGTCACGAACATAGGTGCATTTTTGAATTGGGGATTGATAAAAGATCTATTTTTACCGTTTAAAGAGCAAACTGTAAAGGTTAGAGCTGGCAAAACATATGTAGTGGGGCTATATGTTGATAAAACCGAAAGGCTTTGTGCAACGATGAAAGTGTATAATCTATTGCAAAACGCATCTGCGCTGGAGGTTAATAAGACAACCAAAGGGTTAGTATATCAGGTTTCGGATGAGTATGGCATCTTTGTTGCAGTAGAAGGAAAATATCATGGACTGATTCCAAAACGCGAGATATATCAAAATTATCAAGTGGGAGAATGGATAGATGTTAGAGTAACTCGTGTGCGTCCTGATGGAAAATTGGAACTGAGTGTGCGAAAGCAAATTAATGGGCAGATGGAAGTGGATGCTAAAAAATTGTTGGATGCGATTCATGCGCAAAAAGGCTTTTTAAACTTGCACGATAAAAGCAGCCCTATAGAAATTAAAAATTGCCTGAATATGAGCAAGGCTTCGTTTAAACGAGCAGTGGGCAGACTTCTAAAAGAAGGTGTAATTGAACTAAAACCGAATGGCATACAAAGTCGTATATATCAATAA
- a CDS encoding nitroreductase family protein, whose product MNTINLRRSVRSFTNQRIEDDKIDKILRAAMQAPSGSNQQPWEFLVLSNADSLSKIRNFFPSSTFIQEAPLIIVVLETTDSKLPYFPYFSHQSMGACIENLLLEVTHLGLGACWVGVMKGEREDFLRQNFAIPDNINPFAIIAVGHPTNKDANKFIDRYNASKIHYNSY is encoded by the coding sequence ATGAATACAATTAACCTAAGACGCAGCGTACGCTCGTTTACCAATCAACGAATAGAAGATGATAAGATTGATAAAATCCTGCGAGCTGCCATGCAAGCGCCTAGTGGCAGTAATCAGCAGCCTTGGGAGTTCTTAGTTCTCAGCAATGCTGACTCTTTGTCAAAGATACGAAACTTTTTTCCAAGCTCTACTTTTATTCAAGAAGCTCCATTGATAATTGTTGTATTAGAAACCACCGATTCTAAGCTCCCTTATTTTCCTTATTTTTCACATCAATCTATGGGTGCCTGTATCGAAAACCTATTACTGGAGGTCACGCACTTGGGTCTTGGAGCATGTTGGGTTGGAGTTATGAAAGGTGAAAGAGAGGACTTCTTGCGCCAAAATTTTGCCATTCCAGACAACATAAATCCATTCGCTATTATAGCAGTCGGTCACCCAACCAACAAGGATGCCAACAAATTCATCGACCGATACAACGCATCTAAAATTCACTACAATTCTTATTAA